A single genomic interval of Candidatus Rokuibacteriota bacterium harbors:
- a CDS encoding GGDEF domain-containing protein, producing MVSRGLVAQGEALGVLHVGARAQARAPGVVDATRRRAEAVAAHLALGVANVKLRDVLRSQSIRDPLTGLFNRRHMEETL from the coding sequence ATGGTGAGCAGAGGCCTCGTGGCCCAGGGGGAGGCGCTGGGGGTGCTCCATGTCGGGGCGCGCGCACAGGCGCGGGCGCCCGGGGTGGTGGACGCGACCCGCCGCCGTGCCGAGGCCGTCGCCGCCCACCTCGCGCTGGGCGTGGCCAATGTGAAGCTGCGCGACGTCCTCCGGAGCCAGTCCATCAGGGATCCGCTCACCGGTCTCTTCAACCGCCGGCACATGGAAGAGACGCTGTAG
- a CDS encoding PAS domain S-box protein, whose amino-acid sequence MTRGVLSSLRVRLAVLVLLALVPALGLIFYAAREDRRLAAVQAEDDALRIVRLAALQHSQMVEAAHHLLVGLTQLPAVRSLDAEACAKTFAGMLVDFPSYSNIGAAKPNGDIFCSAVPLPGPINLADREHFQRVLRTRAFVASKFVIARTTGKPTIIFLYPLVEGSSVVRAVVTIVLDLDWLHRLAEQASLPPGSTFSVVDEDGVFLARYPDPRDWVGRVVPDAPITRAVLSGLTEGTVEAQGLDGIRRLYAYTRLPTDAQTGAVYIGIGTPTAVVFAAADRALTRNLRGLGLVAALALAATWIAGNLLILRRVHPLVRATQRLGAGDLTARTGLASRTGSDELSQLASAFDDMAAALEQRTADRQRAIDALKASETRFRSVARSAADAIMVASGDGIVVFSNPAAQAMFGYAEDELLGRPLTLLMPERHRESHQAGLDRLGATGESPLLGKVVDLRGRRKDGTEFPLELQLASWETAGQRFLSGVIRDVTERRRAEHAQTMGLAVAQILAEAATLEEAMPGLLEAVCEGQAWELAELWTVEPEANVLRWQGAWHRPGLEPGEFLALSRDTSFAPGLGLPGRVWASGQPAWTADVLADPGFTRASVATAVGLHGACAVPVYGAAPAGVLVCFSQATRVRDDDVVAAMQAACERIGHFIERKHAEAALRGSEAQVLQLQRLESVGRLAGGVAHDFNNLLTVILGRSQLLLARSEVDERVRRDITLIEQTAMRAASLTKQLLAFSRRQMLEPQVLDLNGIVSGMVVMLRRLIGEDIDLAVRPGPDLGHVSADPGQLEQVLVNLVVNARDAMPQGGHLTLETANVELDARSARRHPGARPGSYVTLAVSDTGIGMDAEVQARVFEPFFTTKEPGKGTGLGLSTVYGIVKQSDGYIALSSEPGRGTTFTIYLPRVEAPVAEEGPVASTPAGGGAETVLVVEDEAEVRALACEVLGQSGYTVLAASEAAEALGIAERHEGPIHLLLTDVVMPHMSGPQLVKEITPLRPGMKVLYMSGYTADAMARHGILDRGMILLQKPFLPQALAQKVREALDRAP is encoded by the coding sequence GTGACACGAGGCGTTCTGTCCAGCCTGCGCGTCCGCCTGGCGGTGCTCGTCCTCCTGGCCCTCGTTCCGGCACTGGGACTCATCTTCTACGCGGCGCGGGAAGACCGTCGCCTGGCCGCGGTGCAGGCGGAGGACGACGCCCTCCGGATCGTCCGCCTCGCTGCCCTCCAGCACTCCCAGATGGTCGAGGCGGCGCACCATCTCCTCGTCGGCCTGACCCAGCTTCCCGCTGTGAGGAGTCTCGACGCGGAGGCGTGCGCGAAGACCTTCGCCGGCATGCTCGTGGACTTCCCGTCTTACTCGAACATCGGGGCCGCGAAGCCGAACGGCGATATCTTTTGCAGCGCCGTGCCGCTGCCCGGCCCGATCAACCTGGCGGACCGGGAGCATTTCCAGCGCGTCCTCCGGACTCGTGCCTTCGTCGCCAGCAAGTTCGTGATTGCCCGGACCACGGGCAAGCCGACGATCATCTTCCTCTATCCCCTCGTGGAAGGGTCCAGCGTCGTCCGGGCCGTCGTCACCATTGTCCTGGATCTCGACTGGCTCCACCGCCTGGCCGAGCAGGCCTCGCTGCCGCCGGGATCGACGTTCTCCGTCGTCGACGAGGACGGGGTGTTCCTGGCTCGCTATCCTGACCCGCGAGACTGGGTCGGGAGGGTCGTGCCGGACGCGCCCATCACTCGGGCCGTGCTGTCGGGATTGACCGAGGGCACTGTCGAGGCGCAGGGGCTCGATGGGATTCGACGTCTGTACGCGTACACCCGGCTTCCCACGGATGCCCAGACGGGAGCGGTGTACATCGGCATCGGGACCCCGACTGCCGTCGTCTTCGCCGCCGCAGACCGGGCCCTGACACGTAATCTCCGCGGGCTCGGGCTCGTGGCAGCCCTGGCTCTCGCGGCGACGTGGATCGCCGGCAACCTGCTGATCCTGCGCCGGGTGCATCCCCTCGTGAGGGCGACGCAGCGGCTGGGGGCGGGGGATCTGACCGCGCGCACCGGGCTCGCGTCCCGGACAGGGTCGGACGAGCTCAGCCAGCTCGCCAGCGCGTTCGACGACATGGCCGCCGCGCTGGAGCAGCGGACGGCAGACCGGCAGAGGGCCATCGACGCCCTCAAGGCGAGCGAGACCCGCTTCCGGTCGGTGGCGCGGTCCGCCGCCGACGCGATCATGGTCGCGAGCGGGGACGGGATCGTGGTGTTCTCCAACCCTGCGGCGCAGGCGATGTTCGGGTACGCGGAGGACGAGCTGCTGGGGCGGCCACTCACGCTGCTGATGCCGGAGCGCCATCGCGAGTCCCACCAGGCCGGTCTCGACCGGCTGGGAGCCACCGGCGAGTCGCCCTTGCTCGGCAAGGTGGTCGATCTCCGGGGGAGAAGGAAGGACGGCACGGAATTCCCGCTGGAGCTGCAGCTGGCCAGCTGGGAGACAGCCGGCCAGCGGTTTCTGAGCGGGGTGATTCGCGACGTCACCGAGCGCAGGCGCGCGGAGCACGCGCAAACGATGGGGCTCGCCGTGGCCCAGATTCTCGCGGAGGCGGCGACCCTGGAGGAGGCGATGCCGGGCCTCCTCGAGGCGGTCTGCGAGGGCCAGGCCTGGGAGCTCGCCGAGCTGTGGACGGTGGAGCCCGAGGCGAACGTGCTGCGCTGGCAAGGCGCCTGGCATCGGCCGGGACTCGAGCCTGGCGAGTTCCTGGCGCTGAGCCGCGACACCTCCTTCGCGCCAGGGTTGGGGTTGCCGGGTCGGGTGTGGGCCAGCGGCCAGCCGGCGTGGACCGCGGACGTTCTGGCCGACCCCGGGTTCACCCGGGCGTCTGTCGCCACGGCCGTGGGCCTCCACGGCGCGTGTGCCGTTCCCGTGTACGGGGCGGCGCCGGCGGGAGTGCTCGTGTGCTTCAGCCAGGCGACCCGGGTGCGCGATGACGACGTGGTGGCGGCCATGCAGGCCGCGTGCGAACGGATCGGCCACTTCATCGAGCGGAAGCACGCCGAGGCGGCCCTCCGGGGGAGCGAGGCGCAGGTGCTCCAGCTCCAGCGGCTGGAATCGGTGGGGCGGCTCGCGGGTGGCGTGGCGCACGATTTCAACAACCTCCTGACCGTGATCCTGGGTCGCAGTCAGCTCCTGCTGGCTCGCTCCGAGGTCGACGAACGGGTGCGCCGGGACATCACCCTGATCGAGCAGACGGCGATGCGAGCGGCCTCGCTCACCAAGCAGCTCCTGGCCTTCAGCCGGCGACAGATGCTGGAGCCCCAGGTTCTGGATCTCAACGGCATCGTCTCCGGCATGGTCGTGATGCTCCGGCGGCTCATCGGCGAGGACATCGATCTCGCGGTCCGTCCCGGTCCGGACCTGGGCCACGTCAGCGCCGACCCTGGGCAGCTGGAGCAGGTGCTCGTCAACCTGGTCGTCAATGCCCGTGATGCCATGCCCCAGGGCGGGCACCTCACCCTCGAGACGGCCAACGTCGAGCTCGATGCCCGGTCTGCGCGCCGGCACCCGGGCGCGCGCCCGGGGTCCTACGTGACCCTTGCGGTGAGCGACACGGGCATCGGCATGGATGCCGAGGTCCAGGCGCGCGTCTTCGAGCCCTTCTTCACGACGAAGGAGCCCGGCAAGGGGACGGGGCTGGGCCTGTCCACCGTGTACGGCATCGTGAAGCAAAGTGACGGCTACATCGCCCTGTCGAGCGAGCCCGGGCGTGGCACCACCTTCACCATCTACCTGCCCCGCGTGGAGGCTCCGGTCGCGGAGGAGGGGCCGGTGGCCTCGACGCCGGCCGGGGGGGGTGCGGAGACGGTTCTCGTGGTGGAGGACGAGGCCGAGGTCCGGGCACTCGCCTGCGAGGTGCTGGGACAGAGCGGATACACCGTCCTTGCGGCGAGCGAGGCGGCCGAGGCCCTGGGGATCGCCGAACGGCACGAGGGTCCCATTCATCTCCTGCTGACGGACGTGGTGATGCCGCACATGAGCGGCCCCCAGCTCGTGAAGGAGATCACCCCGCTCCGGCCCGGGATGAAGGTGCTGTACATGTCTGGTTACACGGCCGACGCGATGGCCCGGCACGGCATCCTGGACCGGGGCATGATCCTGCTCCAGAAGCCGTTCCTGCCCCAGGCACTCGCCCAGAAGGTGCGCGAGGCCCTGGACAGGGCGCCATAG